The following proteins come from a genomic window of Montipora capricornis isolate CH-2021 chromosome 9, ASM3666992v2, whole genome shotgun sequence:
- the LOC138016273 gene encoding uncharacterized protein, which produces MESLSISNFFALRMVKISKLFSFVVSLGLLVYGGNAVTVCKTPEQIRWVQAAGNTSYKCLDCPDCPAGSEPSVPCGSSVPYGTPVHCVSCKLGETYSNNYGKHQCESCTVCSEGRAIKTNCSLFVNTECDDKCIDGYYSLAFIFQCLRCAECCGDENDEVASECANGSKKCKLRSLPCYEKHTARVEAPTSDRKISLPVNETSTVSYTIHTSEKRLKVRTRNPPVNQPTPSEASISSDPRWQESDDRELEAGEESDGNKVLIIVFSLLVFTTLVSIVSMFCCVLRQRRLQRLLSASGRAGNDRAVPIPLEPIASSAQEAQMNPGRAIKTNCTLFVNTECDDKCIDGYYPVAFIFQCLRCAECCGDENDELASECANGPKKCKRLLVRAHNPPVNQPTPSEASISWDPGRQDSNNREAEEGKKDDGNKALIIVSSLMAFTTLVTIVLIFCWMLRQGRLQRFFSAGGVAGNDRALPIPLEPIASSSQESQMNPVQLTLDQFEKEHLDLFDWMCLRLDNGRRCCCRKDYERLAAKFEKISLEERNSLHGELPRNGSPSKLLMSLLQAKYPELTVADLVKKFKEMGRNDIARKLWPLVKHCA; this is translated from the exons ATGGAAAGTCTCAGTATTAGTAATTTTTTCGCTCTCAGGATGGTTAAAATTTCGAAGCTTTTTTCATTCGTAGTCAGTCTTGGCTTGCTG GTGTATGGAGGAAATGCAGTCACAGTGTGTAAGACGCCGGAACAAATCCGCTGGGTTCAGGCTGCGGGAAACACTAGCTACAAGTGCCTCGATTGTCCTGATTGTCCCGCGGGATCTGAACCCTCCGTCCCCTGTGGCAGCTCAGTTCCATACGGGACCCCTGTCCACTGTGTTTCCTGTAAGCTTGGGGAAACCTACTCGAACAATTACGGAAAACATCAGTGTGAATCCTGTACTGTATGCTCTGAAGGAAGAGCGATAAAAACGAACTGCAGTTTGTTCGTTAATACTGAATGCGATGACAAATGCATAGATGGCTATTATTCCTTAGCATTCATCTTTCAATGTCTGCGTTGTGCGGAATGTTGCGGAGACGAAAACGACGAAGTAGCGTCTGAATGCGCAAATGGTTCCAAGAAGTGCAAATTGCGGTCTTTACCTTGCTATGAAAAGCATACGGCAAGGGTTGAAGCACCGACAAGCGACAGGAAGATATCCTTACCTGTGAATGAGACCTCTACTGTTTCGTACACAATTCATACATCGGAAAAGAGACTTAAAGTTAGAACACGCAACCCACCTGTCAATCAGCCGACTCCATCAGAGGCGTCGATTTCGTCAGACCCTCGTTGGCAAGAATCAGACGACAGAGAGCTAGAGGCTGGAGAAGAAAGCGATGGAAACAAAGTATTGATTATTGTTTTTTCTCTGTTGGTATTCACAACCCTTGTGTCAATAGTATCGATGTTTTGTTGCGTGCTTCGACAACGCCGACTTCAAAGGCTTCTCTCAGCCAGTGGTAGAGCTGGAAATGACAGGGCAGTCCCTATTCCACTTGAACCGATCGCATCTTCCGCGCAAGAAGCGCAAATGAATCCCG GAAGAGCGATAAAAACGAACTGCACTTTGTTCGTTAATACTGAATGCGATGACAAGTGCATTGATGGCTATTATCCCGTAGCATTCATCTTTCAATGTCTCCGTTGTGCGGAATGTTGCGGGGACGAAAACGACGAACTAGCGTCTGAATGCGCAAATGGTCCTAAGAAATGCAAA AGACTTCTCGTTAGAGCACACAACCCGCCTGTCAATCAGCCGACTCCATCAGAGGCGTCGATTTCGTGGGACCCTGGTCGGCAAGATTCAAACAACAGAGAAGCagaggaaggaaaaaaagacgaTGGAAACAAAGCATTGATCATTGTTTCTTCACTGATGGCATTCACAACCCTTGTGACAATAGTATTGATATTTTGTTGGATGCTTCGACAAGGCCGACTTCAAAGGTTTTTCTCAGCCGGTGGTGTTGCTGGAAATGACAGAGCACTCCCTATTCCCCTTGAACCGATCGCATCTTCCTCGCAAGAATCGCAAATGAATCCCG ttcagTTAACCCTTGACCAATTTGAGAAGGAACACTTGGATCTGTTCGACTGGATGTGCTTGAGGCTTGATAATGGAAGACGGTGCTGTTGTCGCAAGGACTATGAACGCCTAGCTGCTAAGTTCGAGAAGATTTCCCTGGAAGAACGCAACTCTTTGCACGGGGAGCTGCCAAGAAACGGAAGCCCTTCTAAGCTGTTAATGAGCTTGCTCCAGGCGAAATACCCAGAGCTTACAGTAGCGGACTTggtgaaaaaatttaaagagaTGGGACGCAATGACATCGCGAGGAAACTTTGGCCTCTTGTAAAGCACTGCGCTTGA